A region of the Stutzerimonas stutzeri genome:
GCAAAACGGGTGGCGTGATCAGCGGGCTCAGCATCGACATCCGTCCGGGCGAGAAGATCGGCCTGGTCGGGCCGTCGGGGGCGGGCAAGTCGACGCTGGTCAACCTGCTGCTGCGCCTCTATGACCTGGAGAGCGGGCGCATCCTCATCGACGGGCAGAACGTCGCCGAGGTCAGCCAGGAAAGCCTGCGCGCCAATATCGGCGTGGTCACCCAGGACACCTCGCTGCTGCACCGTTCGATCCGCGACAACCTGCGCTACGGCAAGCCCGACGCCACGGAGGAGGAGCTCTGGGCCGCGGCACGCAAGGCCCGCGCGGACGCGTTCATAGAGACCCTGGACGACACCCAGGGCGGCAAGGGCTTCGAGGCGATGGTCGGCGAGCGGGGCGTGAAGCTCTCCGGCGGGCAACGGCAGCGCATCGCCATCGCCCGGGTGCTGCTCAAGGACGCGCCGATCCTGGTGCTCGACGAAGCCACCTCGGCGCTGGATTCGGAGGTCGAGGCGGCGATTCAGGAGAGCCTGGATACCCTGATGGAAGGCAAGACGGTGATTGCCATCGCCCACCGGCTGTCCACCATCGCCCGTATGGACCGGTTGGTAGTGATCGATGGAGGCCAGGTGATCGAGACCGGCACCCACGCCGAGCTGATCGCCCGCGGTGGCCTCTATGCGCGGCTGTGGCAGCACCAGACGGGCGGCTTTGTTGGGGTGGATTGATACGGGCGGGCGTCGGGATGGTAGCGGGTGAGTTCGTCCAGGCTGTTGAAGCATGGTGCACTCGTGGCACTCCCCCACAGCGCAGCATGTCTGTATCAGCTATCCGGCCGTTTTCTCAGAAACCAGGGGCGAGTTTGGCGAGCCCAAATCCAGTCGAGCGCAGAGGTAACCATGAATATTTTCCTGACATCCTCCTTTGCTGAAGTCGTGGACTTGTTTGTCACGTTCACCAAAGGCGAGTGCAGCGGCAAGACGGTTACGTTGATTCCTACGGCAAGCCTTGCCGAGGAGGTCAATTCCTACCTTGTTGCGGCCAAGGACGCGCTTGTCAAAGCCGGTCTGGTGATTGATGAACTCGAAGTTTCAACCGCAACTCAGGACGAGATCGTCAGCAAGCTCGAACGTGGCGATTACATCTATGTGTCAGGCGGCAACACGTTCTTTCTGTTGCAGGAGCTGAAGCGTACAGGCGCGGACAGGTTGATCGCGGAACATGTCAGGGCCGGGAAGTGCTATATCGGCGAATCCGCCGGCTCCGCGATACTCGCCCCGAGCATTGGATATATTCAGGCGCTGGACGATGTAAGTGCCGCGCCTGATCTGGAGTCATATACCGCCCTGGGGCTGGTCGATTTCTACCCGCTGCCGCATTACCGAAATGCGCCGTTCGACGAGGCTGTCGAACAGGTTTTGAATGAGCATGGGGATGCGTTGGCGCTTCGCCCATTCAGCAATAACCAGGCGATTGCCCTGTCGGGCGGTCACGCTGAAATTCAAACGAGCGGTGAGTGAGGCTCAGGCCCCGGGCCAAGCGCTGCCTGCGGCGAACGCGTGCTCTGTTAAGCCCCTATCAATCCGTCAAACGCCGCGGTGGTATGGCGCCGTCTTGCAAGGTCGTGAGCAACGCGCACGGCGCACTCCGGTTTGTCGTCGCGTCATCTGAACCCTCATACACCGCGCCCACTCGTACCTCTAGTCGCAGTCATTTACCTGAGAGGGAGTCCGCCATGAGCGATAGACAAGCCACCGTCCGCCACGACGCCTCGCAGCAACGCTATGAGTTGCTGGTCGATGGCCAGCCACTCGGTTTTGCCGAGTACAGCGAGGAGGGCGAGCGGATGGTCTTCACCCATACCGAGGTCGACCCCAGCCTGTCCGGGCAGGGGTTCGGCAGCGTGCTGGCCAGGGGCGCGCTGGAGGATGCGCGGCGTCGAGACAAGCGGGTGGTGCCACAGTGCGAATTCATCGCCAAGTACATCGAGCGCCACGAGGAATGGCAGGATCTGGTCGATCCTGCCTGACGGGCCGTTATCGCTGGGGTTCCATGGCCACTGTAGGGTGGGCTGAAGCCCACCCTACAGTGGTCAATACTCCGTAGGGTTGTTCAGCCCAGCAACCCGCTAACGAGTGCCGGCGCGAGTATCAGGTCGCGCTAGTGCCTGGGGTCGGAGAGCGGCATTGTTCCAGTGATCGCTGCTGCAGCCTGGTTCATCAGAGGGCAATCGCGTGGATGGTCGAGAGTTTGTCTGGGCGCATTTCAAGCTCAATGCCGAGCAGCGTCTGCGTGGCTTCAACTTCTTCGTGGTGCTGGCGATCTTTGCCGATGGCGGCGTGTTGGCGGCCTTGGAGCGGGGGTTCTCCCCGGGGCTGCTGATTCTGCTCGGCGCCTTTACCGTTCTGCTGGCGCTGGTGTTCTGGCTGGTGGATGCGCGTAGCCGTCAGCTGTTGCAGCTGACCATCGCAGCGCTCAAGGACATGGAGGCCGAGTTTCCAGAGAGCTTCCGACTGTTTGCCGCTGACGCGCTGGGGCAAAGCCGGGTCATCAGTTACACCTTCGCCATTCGCTCGCTGCTGCTGGCGCAGATGGGCTTTGGCTTTGGTGTGGTCGTCTATGGGCTTTGGCACTGGTGAGGGCGCCGCGTGTCTCTGGGTCGGGGCACGCGGCGATGACGCTGTAACTTGCCCCTTCGCGGGGGTGGCAGGTGGGCTGAAGCCCACCCTACGGTGGTGTCGGCTTCGTGTGTCCCTCTTCAATCCACCCGCTGGATGCGCCCTTCTACGCTGGCGCTGAATGGTTGCGGCTGGGTTTCGATGTAGCCCACCAGAGCATCCAGATCCACCGGGCCGACGATACGGTTGGTGCCTTCGGTGAGGATGCTGAAGTTGTCGCCGCCACCCGCCAGGAACGAATTCACCGTGACGCGATAGGTCGCCGCCGGGTTGATGAGGGCGCCGCTGGCGTCGCGCATTTCGATCACGCGGTTACCTTCGGGGCGGCTAGCGGCCCAGCTGTACTGGATGCCGGAGGGCTTGAGTAGGCGCGGGTAGCTCTGGCCGATCCACTGCTGTTCCAGCAGGGTCTTGATCTGTGCGCCGCTGAGGTCCATCGACACCAGGTCGTTGGCGAACGGCTGGATGGCGAACAGCTCGCCCCAGGTCACTTCACCGCTGTCGAGATCGGCGCGGATGCCGCCCGGGTTCATGAAGCTGATCTGCGCATTGGTCGCCACGCGCTGGGCATCGGCGATCAGATTACCCAGCGCGGATTCGCCGGCCGGCGTTTCGCTGCGGGTAAGAGCGCCTTGCGCGAGCCCGACCACGCGAGCGACCAGCGGCTCGACCCGTGCGTCCGCCTGGGCCACCAGCGCGGCGACTTGCGGGTCCGGTGTCAGCCCGGCGCCCTGATCGCCCCAGGTGGTGAGGATGGCAGCAGACTTCTCGATGACGTCACGGCTGCGGCGGCTGACCTGCAGTTCGATATCGGCATAGGCGGTGCCCGCCGAGAAGGCCTGGGTCACCAGAATCGGTTTGCCATTGGCGTTGGGCAGCAGCGCGTTGGTGAAGCCATGGGCGTGGCCGGAGATGACCACGTCCACCTCGTCATCCAGGCGTTTGATGATGTCGACTATCGGACCAACGACGGTGTCCGCCTCGGCATTGGTCGGGCCGTTGTAGCTGGTTTGCTGGCCGCCCTGGTGCAACGCGACGACGATGGCGCGCACGCCCTGGCTGCGCAGTTCGGCCACAGAGCGATTGATCGCGGCCGCTTCGTCGATGAAGCGCAGGCCGGCGACGCCGCTGGGCGAAACGATGGTCGGGGTTTCCTTCAACGCCGCGCCGATCACGCCAAT
Encoded here:
- a CDS encoding GNAT family N-acetyltransferase, whose product is MSDRQATVRHDASQQRYELLVDGQPLGFAEYSEEGERMVFTHTEVDPSLSGQGFGSVLARGALEDARRRDKRVVPQCEFIAKYIERHEEWQDLVDPA
- a CDS encoding Type 1 glutamine amidotransferase-like domain-containing protein, whose translation is MNIFLTSSFAEVVDLFVTFTKGECSGKTVTLIPTASLAEEVNSYLVAAKDALVKAGLVIDELEVSTATQDEIVSKLERGDYIYVSGGNTFFLLQELKRTGADRLIAEHVRAGKCYIGESAGSAILAPSIGYIQALDDVSAAPDLESYTALGLVDFYPLPHYRNAPFDEAVEQVLNEHGDALALRPFSNNQAIALSGGHAEIQTSGE
- a CDS encoding bifunctional metallophosphatase/5'-nucleotidase; translation: MRTRLLDWLLAAGLIGLAAPALAQTQEQPEHGSIEQDYREQRQEGLQARQQASERRSWRAPDWRPEPTVSVNILSINDFHGQLSPRTVAGRPAGGAAVLASYLKSASREYTLIVHDGDQVGGSPPNSALLRDEPSISLLNMLANQFCRPFSWQMKLPRSAQPLAQQRCNVIGTLGNHEFDYGKQELLRQLIGGNHANGPYLEDSWQGARYPTVSSNVIDQSTDQPLLPPYAIYHAGGVRIGVIGAALKETPTIVSPSGVAGLRFIDEAAAINRSVAELRSQGVRAIVVALHQGGQQTSYNGPTNAEADTVVGPIVDIIKRLDDEVDVVISGHAHGFTNALLPNANGKPILVTQAFSAGTAYADIELQVSRRSRDVIEKSAAILTTWGDQGAGLTPDPQVAALVAQADARVEPLVARVVGLAQGALTRSETPAGESALGNLIADAQRVATNAQISFMNPGGIRADLDSGEVTWGELFAIQPFANDLVSMDLSGAQIKTLLEQQWIGQSYPRLLKPSGIQYSWAASRPEGNRVIEMRDASGALINPAATYRVTVNSFLAGGGDNFSILTEGTNRIVGPVDLDALVGYIETQPQPFSASVEGRIQRVD